The following nucleotide sequence is from Tardiphaga sp. 709.
CCGGCGATGGCCGCCGAGGCGCGCGTCGAAATATAGCGGGCGCCGAACCGGCCGGTCACCGGCACAAAGGTCGCGGCATCGCCGGCGATGGCCTCGACATGCCGTTTCACCAGCGTGGTGACGCTCTCGGTTGTGTTGGGATTGATCAGCAGGATGCGCACGGATGGGCTCTCGATGAGTCCGTCCACTATAGGCGCCAGTGCGGGAAATGCACGGCGATCATCGAAACGCATGCGGGAACGCACGTGCCGTGCCGCCCGCGGTGGTCCTAGCTGCCGGCGCCGTAATAGGCTTCGCTGCGGATGATCTGGTGGCTGGCGTCGAAATCCATCATCTCGCACGCCCTGGTCGGTCCACTGGGCAGCGGCGCACTCCACCAGACCGTCAGGCGCTGTAACTCATCGTCCCAGGCGGTGCTTTCCAGGGTGAGGCGTGGCTCGGATAGCCCACCATAGGCCGCGTGCCAGTAGGTGCGAATGGCGTCGCGTCCCTTTATGGTGGATGATCCCGCCAGTTTCGTTGCCAGCGGGCTGCGCATCTCACCTTCGGGAGCAAAATGATCAACGATCGTATCGATCGCAAGCCGATTCCAGTTTGCAGCCCATTGCTGCGCGAATGCCATCGCGTCCTGCCGCGTCAACATGCGTCCCGTCTCCCTGTCGTGAGCCTTCGATGAGCCCATCTGCCAGAAAGCCTAACACGACCAACGATCAAGTCGATAATATTGACCTGAAGAAGCTCGATCCGCTCGATGACGCGCTGGCGCTGATGTATTTCGGATGGCGCGGGATGACGCGCGCGGCTGACGAATATCTGGCAACGGTCGGCCTGTCGCGGGTCCACCATCGCATTCTCTATGCTGTGCTGCGCGGCGATGGCATCACGATGTCGGATCTGCTGGCAATCCTGCAGATTTCGAAACAGGCGCTGCATCGCCCGATGAAGCAATTGCTCGATGAGGGCTATGTGGCTGTCAAGCGCGATCCGGCGCGGCATCGTTTCAAGATTCTCGAATTGACGCCCGCCGGCCGTACTGTCGAGCGCATCGCATCGGGTCATGAGCGCAAGAT
It contains:
- a CDS encoding nuclear transport factor 2 family protein, with protein sequence MLTRQDAMAFAQQWAANWNRLAIDTIVDHFAPEGEMRSPLATKLAGSSTIKGRDAIRTYWHAAYGGLSEPRLTLESTAWDDELQRLTVWWSAPLPSGPTRACEMMDFDASHQIIRSEAYYGAGS
- a CDS encoding MarR family winged helix-turn-helix transcriptional regulator; its protein translation is MSPSARKPNTTNDQVDNIDLKKLDPLDDALALMYFGWRGMTRAADEYLATVGLSRVHHRILYAVLRGDGITMSDLLAILQISKQALHRPMKQLLDEGYVAVKRDPARHRFKILELTPAGRTVERIASGHERKIMARAFKKAGAGSQAAWSAVMAEAARD